In the genome of Actinomadura graeca, one region contains:
- a CDS encoding 2'-5' RNA ligase family protein — protein sequence MSPLPTQMINRWQNREEPGPDQGTIYWHILVSDQPEARNAAQTARQRLADFSGLHMPPPEWLHITTLVAGPTDEITTEQQQDMLTAASELLAEVPPIDVTLGRIFYHPEAIAAEIQPADPLRQIRKAVQTATLKVTGRQGHTEGPAWTPHMTLAYSETEQPAEPLITALGRKLPTTEFTINAVTLVTQKGPERLWNWHTVGQAPLSAAAEEHY from the coding sequence ATGAGCCCTCTGCCCACGCAGATGATCAACCGTTGGCAGAACCGCGAAGAACCTGGACCCGACCAGGGCACGATCTACTGGCACATCCTCGTGAGCGATCAACCCGAAGCCCGCAATGCCGCCCAGACTGCTCGGCAGCGACTCGCCGACTTCTCCGGCCTGCACATGCCCCCACCCGAATGGCTCCACATCACCACTCTGGTAGCCGGCCCCACCGATGAGATCACCACCGAGCAGCAACAGGACATGCTCACCGCCGCCTCCGAACTCCTCGCCGAGGTCCCTCCCATTGACGTCACGCTCGGCCGCATCTTCTACCACCCCGAAGCGATCGCCGCTGAGATCCAGCCCGCAGACCCCTTAAGACAGATCCGCAAGGCCGTACAGACGGCCACACTCAAAGTGACCGGCCGCCAAGGCCACACCGAGGGCCCCGCCTGGACCCCACACATGACACTCGCCTACAGCGAGACCGAGCAACCAGCCGAACCACTCATCACCGCACTAGGCCGAAAACTCCCAACCACCGAATTCACGATCAACGCCGTAACCCTCGTCACGCAAAAGGGTCCCGAACGCCTCTGGAACTGGCACACCGTAGGCCAGGCCCCCCTTTCGGCCGCCGCTGAGGAGCATTACTAG
- a CDS encoding DUF4360 domain-containing protein: MNGSGCPAGTAAVAPSSDNTAFTVTYSDYLAQTGGSSKPTDIRKNCQLSLAVHIPQGFTYGIASADYRGFASLADGASGLERANYYHQGMQQSTPISHSIRGPYSDNWQFTDRTPVTEIVWKPCGENRNFNINTELRVDEGTSAPGETSFMAFDSADGSVRTVYHFAWKEC, encoded by the coding sequence GTGAACGGATCCGGCTGCCCCGCCGGGACCGCGGCCGTGGCGCCGTCGAGCGACAACACCGCGTTCACCGTCACCTACAGCGACTACCTGGCGCAGACCGGCGGCAGCTCCAAGCCGACCGACATCCGCAAGAACTGCCAGCTCAGCCTGGCCGTCCACATTCCGCAGGGCTTCACCTACGGCATCGCGAGCGCCGACTACCGCGGCTTCGCGAGCCTGGCGGACGGCGCGTCCGGATTGGAACGCGCGAACTACTACCACCAGGGCATGCAGCAGTCGACGCCCATCAGCCACTCCATCCGCGGCCCGTACTCCGACAACTGGCAGTTCACCGATCGCACACCGGTGACCGAGATCGTCTGGAAGCCGTGCGGTGAGAACCGTAATTTCAACATCAACACCGAGCTGCGCGTCGATGAAGGAACGTCGGCGCCCGGCGAGACGAGCTTCATGGCCTTCGACTCCGCCGACGGCAGCGTGAGGACCGTCTACCACTTCGCCTGGAAAGAGTGCTGA
- the ppk2 gene encoding polyphosphate kinase 2 produces the protein MGGKGEGGRLPRKVYEKELFRLQAELVKLQEWVRSQGARVVVVFEGRDAAGKGSTIKRVTEYLNPRVARIVALPVPTERQRTEWYFQRYVQHLPAAGEIVLFDRSWYNRAGVERVMGYCSKQEYMRFLHQCPIFERLLVEDGILLSKYWFSVSDAEQHRRFQSRLDDPMRRWKLSPMDMESIARWEDYSRAKDEMLVHTDIPEAPWHVVESDDKRRARINMIAHLLSAVPYQEVRRPALTLPPRPPSKGYERPPRETQSYVPDHAATLTS, from the coding sequence ATGGGCGGTAAGGGCGAGGGCGGCAGGCTGCCGCGGAAGGTCTACGAGAAGGAGCTCTTCCGGCTCCAGGCCGAGCTGGTGAAGCTGCAGGAATGGGTGCGGTCGCAGGGCGCGCGGGTCGTCGTGGTCTTCGAGGGACGCGACGCCGCGGGCAAGGGGAGCACCATCAAGCGGGTGACCGAGTACCTCAACCCGCGCGTGGCGCGGATCGTCGCGCTGCCCGTGCCCACCGAACGGCAGCGCACCGAGTGGTACTTCCAGCGGTACGTCCAGCACCTGCCGGCCGCCGGGGAGATCGTGCTGTTCGACCGGAGCTGGTACAACCGGGCAGGCGTCGAGCGTGTCATGGGCTACTGCTCCAAGCAGGAGTACATGCGTTTCCTCCACCAGTGCCCGATCTTCGAACGGCTCCTGGTCGAGGACGGCATCCTCCTGTCGAAGTACTGGTTCTCGGTCAGCGACGCCGAGCAGCACCGCAGGTTCCAGTCCCGCCTCGACGACCCGATGCGGCGCTGGAAGCTGTCGCCGATGGACATGGAGTCGATCGCCCGCTGGGAGGACTACTCCCGGGCCAAGGACGAGATGCTCGTCCACACCGACATCCCCGAGGCGCCCTGGCACGTCGTCGAGAGCGACGACAAACGCCGCGCCCGGATCAACATGATCGCCCACCTGCTGTCGGCCGTCCCCTACCAGGAGGTGCGGCGCCCGGCGCTCACGCTGCCGCCCCGTCCGCCGTCCAAGGGCTACGAGCGCCCGCCGAGGGAGACGCAGTCCTACGTGCCCGACCACGCCGCGACGCTGACGTCCTGA
- a CDS encoding DUF6544 family protein, whose amino-acid sequence MNRRSAPGREVPDDLCVPQGAMGAPWLTRAARRDWAELAAPSGPAAPFEPEMTHGLPGPARRWLNHAIRPGTPLCGSVRLRMHGRIRLGSWWPFRADQILRPPSGFIWAATARMAGLPVRGFDRYSGGNAEMRWRLLGAVPVMSATGPDVSLSAAGRLASEIVLVPAAALSPAVTWEDVDDEHVIARVGVAGEGHPVTLAVAPSGALTSVTLPRWGDPGKGPFGRHVFGVEVRREATFGGYTVPAGVRAGWWYGTERWADGEFIRFTVDRAVHF is encoded by the coding sequence ATGAATCGGCGCTCCGCACCGGGCCGCGAGGTGCCGGACGATCTCTGCGTCCCCCAAGGCGCCATGGGGGCGCCGTGGCTGACGAGGGCGGCCCGCCGGGACTGGGCGGAACTGGCCGCCCCCTCAGGGCCGGCGGCACCGTTCGAGCCGGAGATGACGCACGGGCTTCCCGGCCCTGCCCGGCGCTGGCTGAACCACGCGATCCGGCCCGGCACACCGCTGTGCGGGTCCGTGCGCCTGCGCATGCACGGCCGGATCCGGCTCGGTTCCTGGTGGCCGTTCCGGGCCGACCAGATCCTCCGGCCCCCGTCCGGGTTCATCTGGGCCGCGACGGCGCGGATGGCCGGGTTGCCGGTCAGGGGGTTCGACCGCTACAGCGGCGGCAACGCCGAGATGCGGTGGCGGCTGCTCGGAGCGGTCCCGGTCATGTCCGCCACGGGCCCGGACGTCTCCCTCAGCGCGGCCGGGCGGCTGGCGAGCGAGATCGTCCTCGTCCCCGCGGCGGCGTTGTCACCGGCGGTGACCTGGGAGGACGTGGACGACGAGCATGTGATCGCCCGCGTGGGCGTCGCCGGGGAGGGCCATCCGGTCACGCTGGCGGTGGCGCCGTCCGGGGCGCTGACCTCGGTCACGCTGCCCCGCTGGGGCGACCCGGGCAAGGGCCCGTTCGGACGGCACGTCTTCGGGGTGGAGGTCCGGCGCGAGGCGACGTTCGGCGGCTACACCGTCCCCGCGGGTGTCCGCGCGGGCTGGTGGTACGGGACGGAACGCTGGGCCGACGGCGAGTTCATCCGGTTCACCGTGGACCGCGCGGTCCACTTCTGA
- a CDS encoding SulP family inorganic anion transporter, translated as MRRGSVALEALGRAFPGVAGLRGYRRSWWRRDVTAGVTVAAYLVPQVMAYAGLAGLAPVAGLWAMLPAMTLYALLGSSRRLSVGPESTTALMTATVVAPLAGGDAGAYATLAAALAVVVGVLAIGAWCLRLGFVADLLSRPILVGYMAGVAVVMIVGQLARTTGVPVEGDGTLREIASFLRSLGDVHAGTVLLASVSLVFLFAMQWRFPRGPGPLLAVLLGTAAVMLFDLEDAGIAVVGDVPAGLPGFAVPSPFEPAELVLPALGVLLVGYTDNVLTARAFAERGEARKEEIDGNRELLALGAANIGGGLFHGFPVSSSGSRTAIAVASGARTQLYSLAALGGLVCVLLFLHPLLARFPMPTLGAIVIYAAVRLVDTAGFAKLAAFRRSELSLAVAALAGVLTFGVLYGILIAVGLSVLDLLARVARPHDAVLGRVPGLAGMHDVDDYPGAEVIGGLVVYRYDSPLFFANAHDFRRRALAAADRYGPATWFVLNVEAITEVDSTGLDALEEVRAELTGRGITFALARVKQDLLADLRAYGLAAKIGEDRLFPTLPTAVEAFRRASAEAARPDP; from the coding sequence ATGAGGCGGGGATCGGTGGCGCTGGAAGCGCTCGGCAGGGCGTTCCCTGGAGTCGCCGGGCTGCGCGGCTACCGGCGGTCCTGGTGGCGCCGGGACGTGACGGCCGGGGTGACGGTCGCGGCGTATCTGGTGCCGCAGGTGATGGCGTACGCGGGGCTCGCCGGCCTCGCCCCCGTCGCCGGGCTCTGGGCGATGCTCCCGGCGATGACGCTGTACGCCCTGCTGGGCTCCTCCCGGCGGCTGTCGGTCGGGCCCGAATCGACGACGGCGCTGATGACGGCGACGGTGGTCGCGCCGCTGGCCGGGGGAGACGCGGGCGCGTACGCGACGCTGGCCGCCGCGCTGGCCGTGGTCGTCGGCGTGCTCGCGATCGGGGCCTGGTGCCTGCGGCTCGGCTTCGTCGCCGACCTGCTGTCCCGGCCGATCCTCGTCGGCTACATGGCGGGCGTCGCCGTCGTGATGATCGTCGGCCAGCTCGCGAGGACCACCGGCGTCCCCGTCGAGGGCGACGGCACGCTCCGCGAGATCGCCTCGTTCCTCCGCTCGCTCGGCGACGTCCACGCGGGGACCGTGCTGCTCGCCTCCGTCAGCCTGGTGTTCCTGTTCGCGATGCAATGGCGGTTCCCGCGGGGGCCGGGGCCGCTGCTGGCCGTCCTGCTCGGCACCGCGGCCGTGATGCTGTTCGACCTGGAGGACGCCGGAATCGCGGTCGTGGGCGACGTCCCCGCGGGCCTGCCCGGATTCGCGGTGCCCTCCCCGTTCGAACCGGCCGAGCTGGTGCTCCCCGCCCTGGGCGTGCTCCTGGTCGGCTACACCGACAACGTCCTGACCGCGCGGGCGTTCGCCGAACGCGGGGAGGCGCGCAAGGAGGAGATCGACGGCAACCGGGAACTCCTCGCGCTCGGCGCGGCGAACATCGGCGGGGGACTGTTCCACGGGTTCCCGGTCAGCAGCAGCGGCAGCCGCACCGCGATCGCCGTCGCATCGGGCGCCCGCACCCAGCTGTACTCGCTCGCCGCGCTGGGCGGGCTCGTGTGCGTGCTGCTGTTCCTGCATCCCCTGCTGGCCCGGTTCCCGATGCCGACCCTCGGCGCGATCGTCATCTACGCGGCCGTCCGGCTCGTCGACACCGCGGGCTTCGCCAAACTCGCCGCGTTCCGCCGGAGCGAGCTGTCCCTGGCCGTCGCGGCGCTCGCGGGCGTGCTGACGTTCGGCGTCCTGTACGGCATCCTCATCGCGGTCGGACTGTCCGTCCTGGACCTCCTCGCCCGCGTGGCACGCCCTCACGACGCGGTCCTCGGACGCGTCCCGGGCCTCGCGGGCATGCACGACGTGGACGACTACCCCGGCGCCGAGGTGATCGGCGGCCTGGTCGTCTACCGCTACGACTCGCCGCTGTTCTTCGCCAACGCCCACGACTTCAGGCGCCGCGCCCTCGCCGCCGCCGACCGGTACGGCCCCGCGACGTGGTTCGTCCTCAACGTCGAGGCGATCACGGAGGTGGACTCCACCGGCCTGGACGCGCTGGAGGAGGTCCGCGCCGAACTCACCGGCCGCGGCATCACCTTCGCCCTGGCCCGCGTGAAGCAGGACCTCCTCGCCGACCTCCGCGCCTACGGCCTCGCCGCCAAGATCGGCGAGGACCGCCTCTTCCCCACCCTCCCCACGGCCGTCGAAGCCTTCAGACGCGCGTCCGCCGAAGCCGCGCGCCCGGACCCGTAG
- a CDS encoding flavoprotein, protein MRSRLRQQRRKTRHPRPPTRLGRPGHRHPSALDFIDTKALEAQTGHPVRSEYRKPDRPRSPRPDAIIVAPATYNTINKWTNGISDTYALGILAEAPGPNIPLAVLPLINTALASRRALKHSILTLQAERVRILLGPGKFEPHPPRGGGSHWTPSHGRLGPSTQQKSPPERPWPR, encoded by the coding sequence GTGCGCAGCAGGCTCCGCCAGCAACGTCGGAAAACTCGTCATCCTCGCCCACCAACGAGGCTGGGACGTCCAGGTCATCGCCACCCCTCAGCCCTGGACTTCATCGACACCAAAGCCCTAGAAGCCCAAACCGGCCACCCCGTCCGCAGCGAGTACCGCAAACCAGACAGACCCCGCTCCCCCAGACCAGACGCCATCATCGTCGCCCCCGCCACGTACAACACCATCAACAAATGGACCAACGGCATCAGCGACACCTACGCCCTTGGTATCCTCGCCGAAGCCCCCGGACCAAACATTCCCTTAGCGGTCCTCCCCCTTATCAATACCGCACTAGCCAGCCGCCGCGCGCTCAAGCACAGCATTCTGACCCTCCAAGCCGAGAGGGTCCGAATCCTACTGGGTCCAGGCAAGTTCGAACCTCACCCGCCCCGAGGCGGTGGCAGCCACTGGACACCTTCCCATGGCCGCCTCGGGCCCTCAACGCAGCAGAAGAGTCCGCCTGAACGGCCATGGCCGCGCTAG
- a CDS encoding lamin tail domain-containing protein — MASPKTRRTIMAACLPLVVAATMTAVPGTAGALSSDVVISAVYGGGGNAGATIKNDFIELANRTDAPIDVSGWSVQYASAAGAVFQMTSLSGSIPAHGRYLVRQAAGAGGTLDLPTADASGSVPMSATSGVVALVTAQIPLVGCGISCATAPNVKDLVGYGATANVETLAAPGLTNTTAAARSGSLADTDNNSVDFTSGVPQATNSAGTTVKADDEPGGGGPTPGSVRIHDIQGTGRISPIVGQSVTNVPGIVTGVRSTGNTRGYWFQDPSPDADPLSSEGLFVFTGSTTPAVAVGDSVLVTGRVTEYRPTAGAQALTELGGTVNTVKLSGGNALPAAVPVALPDAYTKQGSLEAQPIEPASYALDWYEVHEGMRVTLAEDARLVSPVNEFDELWVQTKPGQNPTPRGGTVYKSYDDPNSGRLLVVGLNGAPEGNVGDTLKAGSTGPLDYQSFGGYAVQATDLGALETKVLKRQQVAPPKKAGDLSIATYNVENLAATSPQSKFDRLAQGVVTSLRSPDILTLEEIQDNNGTINDGVVAADETIGKFIAAIQAAGGPAYQWRSINPENGADGGAPGGNIRTVFLFNPARTTFVDRAGGDAGTGVTVVRQRPTSNQISLSVSPGRINPASDAWNASRKPLVGEFLFDGNKQLFVIANHFNSKSGDHPLSSAVQPPARGSETQRVKQATEVNAFVKDLAAQSAGRARVVVLGDLNDYQFSPALQTLTGNGTVLNDLVNALPEDQRYSYVFDGNSQVLDHILLSPSIKGYSYGIVHINAEFADQDSDHDPQIVRILTGCDVDPLPARCLPGSPVID, encoded by the coding sequence GTGGCATCACCGAAGACACGCCGCACGATCATGGCGGCGTGCTTGCCGCTCGTGGTGGCGGCGACGATGACAGCAGTGCCGGGGACCGCGGGGGCACTGTCGTCCGACGTGGTCATCTCCGCCGTCTACGGCGGCGGCGGCAACGCCGGCGCGACCATCAAGAACGACTTCATCGAGTTGGCGAACCGCACGGACGCGCCGATCGACGTTTCCGGGTGGAGCGTCCAGTACGCCTCGGCGGCGGGCGCCGTGTTCCAGATGACCAGTCTTTCCGGCTCCATCCCCGCGCACGGGCGCTACCTCGTCCGGCAGGCGGCGGGGGCGGGGGGCACTCTCGATCTGCCGACGGCGGACGCCTCCGGGAGCGTTCCGATGTCGGCGACCTCCGGTGTCGTCGCGCTGGTGACCGCGCAGATCCCGCTGGTGGGTTGCGGGATCAGCTGCGCGACCGCCCCCAATGTCAAGGACCTGGTCGGCTACGGCGCGACCGCCAACGTCGAGACCCTCGCGGCGCCGGGGCTCACCAACACGACGGCCGCCGCCCGCAGCGGCTCGCTGGCCGACACCGACAACAACTCGGTCGACTTCACCTCGGGGGTGCCGCAGGCCACCAACAGCGCGGGCACCACCGTGAAGGCCGACGACGAACCCGGCGGGGGCGGGCCCACGCCGGGTAGCGTCCGCATTCACGACATCCAGGGCACCGGTCGCATCTCTCCGATCGTCGGGCAGAGCGTCACCAATGTCCCAGGCATCGTCACGGGCGTCCGTTCGACGGGCAACACGCGCGGCTACTGGTTCCAGGACCCCTCCCCCGACGCCGACCCGCTGAGCTCCGAGGGCCTGTTCGTCTTCACCGGCTCCACCACCCCGGCCGTCGCCGTGGGCGATTCGGTGCTCGTCACCGGCAGGGTCACCGAGTACCGGCCTACCGCCGGGGCGCAGGCGCTCACCGAGCTCGGCGGCACGGTCAACACGGTCAAGCTGAGCGGCGGCAACGCGCTTCCGGCGGCGGTGCCGGTCGCGCTGCCCGACGCCTACACCAAGCAGGGGTCTCTTGAGGCCCAGCCCATCGAGCCCGCTTCGTACGCCCTGGACTGGTACGAGGTCCACGAGGGCATGCGGGTCACCCTGGCCGAGGACGCCCGCCTGGTGAGCCCGGTGAACGAGTTCGACGAGCTGTGGGTGCAGACCAAGCCGGGCCAGAACCCGACCCCGCGCGGTGGCACGGTCTACAAGTCCTACGACGATCCGAACAGCGGCCGTCTCCTGGTCGTCGGGTTGAACGGCGCGCCCGAGGGCAACGTCGGCGACACCCTCAAGGCCGGAAGCACCGGCCCGCTCGACTACCAGTCCTTCGGCGGCTACGCCGTCCAGGCGACCGACCTCGGCGCGCTGGAGACCAAGGTCCTCAAGCGCCAGCAGGTGGCGCCGCCGAAGAAGGCAGGCGATCTGTCGATCGCCACCTACAACGTCGAGAACCTCGCCGCGACCAGCCCGCAGTCGAAGTTCGACCGGCTCGCCCAGGGGGTCGTCACCAGCCTCCGCTCGCCCGACATCCTCACCCTGGAGGAGATCCAGGACAACAACGGCACCATCAACGACGGTGTCGTCGCGGCCGACGAGACCATCGGGAAGTTCATCGCGGCGATCCAGGCGGCGGGCGGCCCCGCCTACCAGTGGCGTTCCATCAACCCCGAGAACGGGGCCGACGGCGGCGCGCCCGGCGGCAACATCCGCACGGTGTTCCTGTTCAACCCGGCCCGCACCACGTTCGTCGACCGTGCGGGCGGCGACGCCGGCACCGGGGTCACCGTCGTGCGCCAGCGGCCGACCAGCAACCAGATCTCGCTGTCGGTCTCACCCGGACGCATCAACCCGGCGAGCGACGCCTGGAACGCCAGCCGCAAGCCCCTCGTCGGCGAGTTCCTCTTCGACGGCAACAAGCAGCTGTTCGTGATCGCCAACCACTTCAACTCCAAGAGCGGCGACCACCCGCTGTCGTCCGCCGTCCAGCCCCCGGCCCGCGGGTCGGAGACCCAGCGCGTCAAGCAGGCCACCGAGGTCAACGCGTTCGTGAAGGACCTCGCCGCGCAGAGTGCCGGACGGGCCCGCGTCGTCGTCCTGGGCGACCTGAACGACTACCAGTTCAGCCCGGCCCTCCAGACGCTCACGGGCAACGGCACCGTGCTCAACGACCTGGTCAACGCGCTGCCCGAGGACCAGCGCTACAGCTACGTCTTCGACGGCAACAGCCAGGTCCTCGACCACATCCTGCTCAGCCCGTCGATCAAGGGCTACTCCTATGGCATCGTCCACATCAACGCCGAGTTCGCCGACCAGGACAGCGACCACGATCCGCAGATCGTCCGCATCCTGACCGGCTGCGACGTCGACCCCCTTCCGGCCCGCTGCCTGCCCGGCAGTCCCGTCATCGACTAG
- a CDS encoding helix-turn-helix domain-containing protein has protein sequence MSDAGGDPMSGRASDPIVIPDSLWQRPQMTQALTSRDIRTVFHLLHQYAGASQTQIAIACGMSQGKVSQTMKKGGRQVTTLEVFERIADGLKMPDTARITLGIAPRPRPSASAVSVPRPRSHTETQPPDLADTRADPSNTGEQAVAEDISRLTRWLTASDTADETIEGLRRSTSSLATAHTQVPAKRLLPQVLYLHRRTQGLLEDRRPRPRHTRELLRINADLLAHAAVIFGDIDLDAHAEQYGAIALMLAREAGANESHAWYAQAKTARWQDRLIEAADLSRQGFEASPQTPMKTQLAWYEANAAALLGDRTRAHQAVCRAERSAETIHGGTADLSVWSFPDERQALFALSVATRTGDPDGALRAAEMADTAWANGAPVAPAIWAQIRVGTGVAHLLKGDLEGTAEQLAELLTLDPGMRLTTVTRYLAGLDRRLSHPRYRDSSLAVQLRQQIRDFNAAALTDDPDLESS, from the coding sequence ATGAGTGACGCGGGGGGAGATCCGATGTCGGGACGGGCGTCAGACCCGATCGTCATCCCCGACTCACTGTGGCAACGCCCGCAGATGACCCAGGCTCTGACCTCCCGAGACATCCGGACCGTCTTCCACCTGTTGCACCAGTACGCAGGCGCCAGCCAGACCCAGATCGCCATCGCGTGCGGCATGTCGCAGGGCAAGGTCAGCCAGACCATGAAGAAGGGCGGCCGCCAGGTCACCACCCTGGAAGTCTTCGAGCGCATCGCCGACGGCCTGAAGATGCCCGACACCGCCCGCATCACTCTGGGCATCGCGCCGCGACCACGCCCCAGCGCGTCAGCTGTCTCCGTCCCCCGGCCGCGATCACACACCGAGACACAGCCCCCTGACCTTGCGGACACCAGGGCCGACCCGTCCAACACAGGAGAGCAGGCCGTAGCTGAGGACATCTCCCGGTTGACCCGGTGGCTCACCGCCAGCGACACGGCCGATGAGACGATCGAAGGACTTCGACGGTCAACCTCGTCCCTGGCCACAGCGCATACGCAGGTGCCGGCGAAACGGCTCCTGCCGCAGGTGTTGTACCTTCATCGCCGCACACAGGGCCTGTTGGAAGATCGCCGACCCCGGCCCCGCCACACCCGCGAGTTACTACGGATCAACGCCGATCTGCTAGCACACGCAGCCGTGATCTTCGGTGATATCGACCTGGACGCTCACGCCGAGCAGTACGGCGCCATCGCGCTCATGCTCGCCCGGGAGGCCGGGGCCAACGAGTCGCACGCGTGGTACGCCCAAGCCAAGACGGCCCGCTGGCAAGACCGCCTGATCGAAGCGGCCGACCTTTCCCGGCAGGGCTTCGAGGCCAGTCCGCAGACGCCGATGAAGACGCAACTCGCCTGGTACGAGGCGAACGCCGCCGCACTCCTCGGAGATAGGACCAGGGCACACCAGGCCGTCTGCCGTGCCGAACGGTCCGCCGAGACCATCCATGGCGGCACCGCAGATCTGTCGGTCTGGTCCTTCCCCGACGAGCGACAAGCCCTCTTCGCCCTGTCGGTGGCCACAAGAACAGGCGATCCCGATGGAGCACTACGGGCAGCCGAGATGGCTGACACCGCATGGGCGAACGGCGCCCCTGTCGCACCGGCGATCTGGGCTCAGATCCGCGTCGGTACCGGAGTGGCGCATCTACTGAAGGGCGACCTTGAAGGCACCGCCGAGCAACTCGCCGAGCTGCTGACCCTCGACCCCGGAATGCGCCTGACCACCGTCACGCGCTATCTGGCCGGCCTGGACCGCCGTCTCAGCCATCCCCGCTACCGGGACAGTTCGCTCGCCGTCCAACTCCGGCAGCAGATCCGCGACTTCAACGCCGCCGCCCTGACCGACGATCCCGACCTGGAGAGTTCATGA
- a CDS encoding DUF4360 domain-containing protein, which translates to MRKGIAILAAAALATTAASVSPAAASGQWLARGPIGVTIEIATVNGTGCPPGSAAVALSEGNDAFTVTYSKYIAQTGGASAPTDARKNCQINLRVHVPQGFTYAISSTDYRGYASLQPGASGEQLASYYFQGDSRTREFSHSIPGPYKKNWQSTDLVDVSQLVWAPCGEQRNFNTNTEVRAEQGTSDASKVSFIAMDSTDGSIKTTYHYAWKTCKQS; encoded by the coding sequence ATGCGCAAGGGGATCGCCATTCTCGCCGCCGCCGCGCTGGCCACGACCGCGGCGTCCGTCAGCCCCGCCGCCGCGTCCGGGCAATGGCTCGCGCGCGGCCCCATTGGAGTCACCATCGAGATCGCGACCGTCAACGGCACCGGGTGCCCGCCCGGCTCCGCCGCGGTCGCCCTGTCGGAGGGCAATGACGCCTTCACGGTCACCTACAGCAAGTACATCGCCCAGACCGGCGGCGCGTCCGCTCCCACCGACGCGCGCAAGAACTGCCAGATCAACCTGAGGGTGCACGTCCCGCAGGGCTTCACCTACGCCATCTCGTCGACGGACTACCGCGGCTACGCCTCCCTGCAACCCGGCGCGAGCGGCGAGCAACTCGCCAGTTACTACTTCCAGGGCGATTCGCGCACCAGGGAGTTCTCGCATTCCATCCCCGGACCGTACAAGAAGAACTGGCAGTCCACCGACCTGGTGGACGTGTCCCAACTCGTATGGGCGCCGTGCGGCGAGCAGCGGAACTTCAACACCAACACGGAAGTGCGGGCGGAGCAGGGGACCTCGGACGCGTCGAAGGTCAGCTTCATCGCCATGGACTCGACCGACGGCAGTATCAAGACGACCTACCACTACGCCTGGAAAACGTGCAAACAGTCCTGA